One genomic segment of Catalinimonas alkaloidigena includes these proteins:
- a CDS encoding thiamine pyrophosphate-requiring protein translates to MSKQVGDFLIHRIHEWGISRIYGYPGDGINGIMGALDRADGKIEFIQTRHEEMASFMACGHAKFTGEVGMCLATSGPGAIHLLNGLYDAKMDHQPVVAIVGQQKRMSLGGDYQQEVDLSSLFKDVAHAYVHMVTEPAQMRQVIDRAIRIAKTERTVTCVIVPNDVQEMDAVASPPKKHGSVFTGVGHTSPRMLPSDDELRRAAEVLNDGKKVAMLIGAGAMGAAEEVKEVAELLGAGVAKALLGRAALPDDLPYVTGSIGLLGTKPSWELMNECDTLLMIGSGFPYSEFLPDEGQARGVQIDISGRMLSLRYPMEVNLQGDSKETLKALIPYLKRKADRSWQEKLIEEIKDWWKVLEARAMNDADPINPQRVFWELSPRLPEKCILTADSGSSANWFARDLKVREGMMASLSGNLATMCPGVPYAIAAKFAYPERVAIALMGDGAMQMLGNNGLITIAKYWKRWTNPKLIILVLNNRDLNQVTWEQRVMSGDPEYEASQDIPDFPYAQYAEMLGLVGVKVDKAEDVARSWEKVLSADRPVVFEVMTDPNVPTIPPHFTFEQMIKYSKTLIKGDPKEKGIIRQTFKEMLQSVIPHKD, encoded by the coding sequence ATGAGCAAGCAAGTAGGTGATTTTTTAATTCACCGTATCCATGAATGGGGAATATCACGTATTTACGGTTATCCCGGTGATGGCATCAACGGTATTATGGGGGCTTTGGATCGTGCCGATGGTAAAATAGAGTTTATTCAAACCCGGCATGAAGAAATGGCTTCTTTTATGGCCTGTGGGCATGCCAAATTTACAGGAGAAGTGGGTATGTGTCTGGCCACTTCCGGTCCCGGTGCCATCCACCTGCTGAATGGGCTTTATGATGCCAAAATGGACCACCAGCCGGTAGTCGCTATTGTGGGCCAGCAGAAGCGTATGTCGTTAGGCGGTGACTATCAGCAGGAAGTAGACCTTAGCTCACTTTTCAAAGATGTCGCCCATGCGTATGTACATATGGTAACTGAGCCTGCGCAGATGCGCCAGGTCATTGACAGGGCTATTCGTATTGCCAAAACCGAAAGAACTGTAACCTGTGTGATCGTTCCCAACGATGTGCAGGAAATGGATGCGGTAGCATCACCACCCAAGAAACATGGTTCAGTGTTTACAGGTGTAGGCCACACCTCTCCCCGCATGCTCCCTTCGGATGATGAGCTCCGCAGGGCCGCCGAAGTGCTGAACGATGGTAAAAAAGTAGCCATGCTCATCGGAGCAGGAGCTATGGGCGCCGCCGAAGAAGTAAAAGAAGTGGCAGAACTACTGGGTGCGGGTGTCGCCAAAGCCTTGCTGGGTAGAGCGGCCCTACCCGATGATCTTCCTTATGTGACCGGATCTATTGGCCTGCTAGGAACCAAGCCGAGTTGGGAGTTGATGAATGAGTGCGACACCCTCCTGATGATCGGTTCAGGTTTTCCATATTCTGAGTTTTTGCCCGATGAAGGACAGGCAAGAGGAGTACAGATTGACATCTCAGGGCGTATGTTGAGCCTGCGTTATCCTATGGAAGTCAACTTGCAGGGAGATAGTAAGGAAACTCTAAAGGCGCTGATTCCTTATTTAAAGCGCAAAGCAGATCGCTCCTGGCAGGAAAAACTCATTGAAGAGATCAAAGACTGGTGGAAAGTGCTAGAAGCTCGTGCCATGAATGATGCTGACCCCATCAACCCACAGCGTGTATTCTGGGAGCTATCCCCTCGCCTGCCGGAGAAATGTATACTTACCGCCGATTCAGGTTCCTCTGCCAACTGGTTTGCCCGCGACCTAAAGGTCAGAGAAGGCATGATGGCTTCCTTATCGGGTAATTTGGCGACTATGTGTCCGGGAGTACCTTATGCCATCGCTGCTAAATTTGCTTATCCCGAGCGTGTAGCTATTGCCTTGATGGGTGATGGGGCCATGCAGATGCTGGGCAATAATGGACTGATCACCATTGCCAAATACTGGAAGCGCTGGACTAATCCTAAGCTGATCATTCTGGTACTTAATAATCGCGATCTTAATCAGGTAACCTGGGAGCAAAGAGTGATGTCTGGCGATCCCGAATATGAAGCATCACAGGATATACCTGATTTCCCTTATGCTCAATATGCTGAAATGCTGGGACTGGTGGGAGTCAAGGTGGATAAGGCCGAAGATGTAGCCAGAAGCTGGGAAAAAGTACTATCTGCTGACCGGCCAGTGGTATTTGAAGTGATGACAGATCCGAATGTACCCACTATCCCTCCCCATTTTACCTTTGAGCAAATGATAAAATACAGCAAAACGTTGATCAAAGGTGACCCTAAGGAAAAAGGCATTATCAGGCAGACGTTTAAGGAAATGCTACAGAGTGTAATTCCCCACAAAGACTGA
- a CDS encoding DUF6069 family protein gives MQTEINKSKYQLPITNYLAAGGIAALIAIVLNNIYHLSYTEITGVSVVEVINVASVSIVTFVTLMLASLVYYALDRNTNKATTIFIVLAIFLTICSMGTMAIPIFPNRDEVPEGFYGLSLPMHFIAGIVAAVVIPAYIAYKEGKAKEHEHA, from the coding sequence ATGCAGACTGAAATTAATAAAAGTAAGTATCAGCTACCTATAACAAATTATTTAGCTGCCGGAGGAATCGCAGCTTTGATAGCTATTGTCCTTAATAATATTTACCATTTATCTTACACTGAGATCACCGGAGTAAGTGTAGTGGAAGTAATTAATGTCGCTTCTGTAAGCATCGTAACTTTCGTTACTTTAATGTTGGCATCTCTAGTCTATTATGCTCTTGATCGTAATACCAATAAAGCTACAACAATTTTTATCGTATTAGCTATTTTTCTGACGATCTGTAGCATGGGTACCATGGCTATACCTATTTTTCCTAATAGAGATGAAGTTCCTGAGGGATTTTATGGACTCAGTCTGCCCATGCATTTTATTGCGGGTATTGTTGCCGCGGTGGTTATTCCCGCCTATATAGCTTATAAAGAAGGTAAAGCTAAAGAACATGAACATGCTTAA
- a CDS encoding cytochrome c codes for MKANSKTFSLTLFISLVLGCHFLAYAQRDSTEIYTSGRNLFRTHCNPCHGVRQEKLGPMLASITHKKEEDWLLSFINNSQDVILSGDAYANFLFEQYNHVVMPSFSKRISEREIKDILLFIENESLKPEGETYAYPKVSDRSNKVIMKGKALFNKHCITCHFVDSENIGPALGSLTRRRPLPWLIGFIRNSQEVIRSGDSYAVHQYNSFDQKVMPDFEYLSREEIISILDFVAYSSGSPYPVAGTNSSMNQDGDTVRAISSISKAPKSVKQEKKIPFKIILIVFSLVGASVHVFIIVKLYLYLKGGDYSRDQ; via the coding sequence ATGAAAGCTAACTCTAAAACCTTTTCTTTAACGCTCTTTATATCACTCGTTCTCGGGTGCCACTTCTTAGCGTATGCTCAAAGAGATAGTACTGAAATATATACTTCGGGAAGAAATCTATTTAGAACCCATTGTAATCCCTGTCATGGGGTACGCCAGGAGAAACTGGGACCGATGTTGGCTAGCATCACCCATAAAAAAGAAGAAGACTGGCTGCTTTCTTTCATCAACAACTCTCAGGATGTAATCCTTTCAGGTGATGCCTATGCTAATTTTCTATTTGAGCAGTATAACCATGTAGTGATGCCTTCTTTTAGTAAACGCATATCTGAAAGAGAAATAAAAGATATACTCTTGTTTATTGAAAATGAATCGCTAAAGCCTGAAGGAGAGACATACGCTTATCCGAAAGTAAGCGATAGGAGCAATAAAGTGATCATGAAAGGTAAAGCGCTATTTAATAAACACTGTATCACCTGTCACTTTGTGGATAGTGAAAATATAGGGCCAGCATTAGGAAGTTTGACCAGAAGAAGGCCTCTTCCCTGGCTTATCGGTTTTATCAGAAATTCTCAGGAAGTGATTAGATCAGGAGATAGCTATGCAGTACATCAGTACAATAGTTTTGATCAGAAAGTGATGCCGGATTTTGAATATTTAAGTAGGGAGGAAATTATAAGCATATTGGATTTTGTGGCTTATTCTTCTGGCTCGCCTTATCCGGTAGCGGGAACCAACAGCAGCATGAATCAAGATGGCGATACTGTGCGGGCAATTTCAAGCATAAGCAAAGCACCGAAATCTGTGAAGCAGGAGAAAAAAATACCCTTTAAAATCATATTGATTGTATTTTCATTAGTGGGTGCTTCGGTTCATGTGTTTATTATTGTCAAACTGTATCTATATCTTAAAGGAGGTGACTATAGTAGAGACCAATAA
- a CDS encoding ATP-binding protein codes for MISQNLSTRHIDYIEKDFLDDTGRRIDTDSLNISALEDVQLLKVNSLTDFWISSYGKNITPRLFMEDILAGLYEEGIPLVFAIFASKDRVEVLIGTYGAGKVSANDNLAIVQTSLLSSFQGIEMEVQPAEALSNKIDQFNFSGLVTGIPSSKKGSEENGYEKGGIEQIERLIRGLYGKEWGYVLIAAPTTNDEINTQFNAVLNEMRVILNAEKGVGMESPICKRYKKLLEVYLDKLQLAKALGLWHTSVFLYSRDAVSLSHVKAVAKATLAGKASLPDRIRTHTFQEKINYPGLILNPPSEAPGYVSYPYALSSTINSSDLASYVQLPSQEMPGFQIKPYARFNVSPDPKKGESINIGKIIDQGNETESTYNIVLKQLKKHGLIVGGTGSGKTNTLFYLLKEAWKHKVSFMVIEPVKTEYRKLLLSKEMGEEVQVFTLGNNNVSPFRINPFEIMPGVSVQTHIDLLKAVFNASFFMWGPLPHVLERCIHDIYTDKGWDLTSNQNPRGVHKNAHPTLTDLYHKVDQIVASLGYSSETTMEISSALKTRIDSLRIGGKGLMLDTSTSIPFEKLINQPTILELEPIGDDEEKSFMMGLILTMMYEHHMAKGITEDKGLVHLTVIEEAHRLLGNYMSANAFTANAKGKAVETFTNILAEIRAYGEGFLIAEQIPTKLASDVIKNTNLKVMHRVVAEDDRKVMGATMNIGERETKKIVSLNVGEAAVYSEGDDGAFHVKVPYSKIEGEESWKGKGDELVIKAMANLKKKVKYFTPFVGCQQYCEAICEYKNRGNAVAQKHRFYSQIPPLVLSLISEVNTVDSFVLQILETVEGNTQDSKGLRVCSMIQGAESYFKVLGNRYQWPFEEAVRLKELFLDIYYDMICQHETFGAQLPSSALYPDKVDKFKRLYERLCQGQQPTPFCSKICPDNRCLYRFNMQEALNDEYFHRNFVETVNQGGEQLWKNLDNLCKEAAREAIFPNGGEQTNKKIALCFALQKSYSIKSFSRVHIRTILEKLIETEKDTVIHESKKLK; via the coding sequence ATGATTTCTCAAAACCTCTCTACTCGGCATATAGATTATATTGAAAAAGATTTTCTTGATGATACTGGGCGCAGGATTGATACTGACTCCCTGAATATTTCTGCACTGGAGGACGTTCAGCTTTTAAAAGTAAACAGTCTTACTGACTTTTGGATATCTTCCTATGGAAAAAACATTACGCCCCGGCTTTTTATGGAAGACATTCTGGCTGGACTTTATGAAGAAGGGATTCCTTTGGTTTTTGCCATTTTTGCCAGCAAAGATCGGGTTGAAGTACTCATAGGTACCTACGGAGCAGGAAAAGTTTCTGCCAATGATAATTTAGCAATTGTACAAACTTCCCTACTTAGTTCATTCCAAGGAATAGAAATGGAAGTGCAACCTGCTGAAGCTCTCAGCAATAAAATTGATCAATTTAATTTTTCAGGTCTGGTTACGGGAATTCCCTCTTCCAAAAAAGGTTCAGAAGAAAATGGGTATGAAAAAGGTGGTATTGAGCAAATCGAGCGATTGATCAGAGGGTTATACGGAAAGGAATGGGGGTATGTGCTTATTGCCGCCCCAACTACAAATGACGAAATCAATACCCAGTTTAATGCTGTGCTGAATGAAATGCGGGTGATTCTCAATGCCGAAAAAGGAGTAGGTATGGAAAGCCCTATCTGCAAAAGATACAAGAAATTGCTGGAGGTATATTTAGATAAATTGCAGTTGGCCAAAGCCCTGGGCTTATGGCATACTTCTGTGTTTTTATATTCCCGGGATGCTGTTTCACTCAGTCATGTAAAAGCAGTGGCAAAAGCAACTCTGGCCGGGAAAGCATCGCTACCTGACCGAATCAGAACCCATACTTTCCAAGAAAAAATCAACTACCCCGGCCTCATATTAAATCCACCATCCGAAGCTCCGGGATATGTCAGCTATCCTTACGCTTTATCCAGTACCATTAATTCCTCAGATCTGGCTTCTTATGTGCAATTGCCCAGCCAGGAAATGCCAGGGTTTCAAATTAAACCTTATGCACGGTTTAATGTATCTCCCGACCCTAAAAAAGGAGAGAGCATTAACATCGGTAAAATCATCGATCAGGGGAATGAAACAGAAAGCACTTATAACATTGTGCTCAAGCAACTAAAAAAGCATGGACTAATTGTGGGAGGTACCGGTAGTGGAAAGACCAATACTCTTTTCTATTTACTGAAAGAAGCTTGGAAACATAAAGTTTCTTTCATGGTGATCGAGCCAGTGAAGACGGAGTACCGAAAGCTGTTACTGAGCAAAGAAATGGGAGAGGAAGTCCAGGTATTTACCTTGGGTAATAATAATGTTTCTCCTTTCAGAATCAACCCATTTGAAATTATGCCGGGGGTATCTGTCCAAACGCATATTGACCTGCTGAAGGCAGTATTTAATGCTAGTTTTTTCATGTGGGGGCCGCTACCTCATGTATTAGAGCGCTGTATACACGATATATACACCGACAAAGGCTGGGATCTTACCTCCAACCAAAACCCCCGGGGAGTACATAAAAATGCGCATCCTACCTTAACGGATCTGTATCATAAAGTAGATCAAATCGTAGCAAGCCTGGGGTACAGCTCAGAGACGACCATGGAAATCAGCTCTGCTTTGAAGACCCGCATTGACAGCCTGAGAATCGGAGGTAAAGGACTTATGCTCGATACCAGCACCTCTATCCCTTTTGAAAAGCTGATTAACCAACCCACAATTTTGGAACTTGAACCTATTGGAGATGATGAAGAAAAGTCTTTTATGATGGGCTTGATACTAACCATGATGTATGAACATCATATGGCAAAAGGCATCACAGAAGACAAAGGGCTAGTACACCTTACAGTAATTGAGGAAGCCCACCGGTTGTTAGGCAACTATATGTCCGCTAATGCTTTTACTGCCAATGCAAAAGGGAAGGCGGTTGAAACTTTCACCAATATTTTGGCTGAGATTCGGGCTTATGGGGAAGGCTTTCTTATTGCCGAACAGATCCCTACCAAGCTGGCTTCGGATGTCATCAAAAATACTAATTTAAAGGTGATGCACCGGGTAGTGGCCGAAGATGACCGGAAGGTGATGGGAGCCACCATGAATATCGGGGAGCGGGAAACAAAAAAAATCGTTTCCCTAAATGTCGGGGAAGCGGCCGTATACAGTGAAGGTGATGACGGAGCATTTCATGTCAAAGTACCTTACAGTAAGATAGAAGGAGAAGAAAGCTGGAAAGGTAAAGGAGATGAGCTTGTCATCAAAGCCATGGCAAACCTAAAAAAAAAGGTGAAGTATTTTACACCTTTCGTGGGTTGCCAGCAATATTGCGAGGCGATTTGTGAATACAAGAACAGGGGCAATGCTGTTGCGCAAAAACACAGGTTTTATTCGCAGATTCCTCCATTGGTACTTTCATTGATCTCTGAGGTAAATACAGTTGATTCCTTTGTATTACAGATCCTGGAGACGGTAGAAGGAAACACTCAAGATTCAAAGGGTTTACGAGTTTGCAGTATGATTCAGGGCGCTGAAAGTTATTTTAAAGTTTTGGGAAACCGATATCAATGGCCCTTTGAGGAAGCAGTACGTTTAAAAGAACTTTTTTTGGATATCTACTATGATATGATCTGCCAGCACGAGACTTTCGGTGCACAATTACCATCCAGTGCCCTATACCCGGACAAAGTGGATAAGTTCAAGCGTTTGTATGAGCGCTTATGTCAGGGGCAACAACCTACTCCTTTTTGCAGTAAGATTTGCCCCGACAATCGTTGCCTTTACCGGTTCAATATGCAGGAAGCTTTGAATGACGAATATTTTCACCGGAATTTTGTGGAAACCGTCAACCAGGGAGGAGAGCAGCTATGGAAAAACCTGGATAACCTTTGTAAGGAAGCTGCCAGGGAAGCCATATTTCCTAATGGGGGTGAACAAACCAACAAAAAAATAGCGCTGTGTTTTGCTTTACAAAAAAGCTATTCCATAAAGAGTTTTAGCAGGGTGCACATACGGACCATTCTGGAGAAACTCATTGAGACTGAAAAAGATACTGTTATTCATGAAAGCAAAAAACTGAAGTAA
- a CDS encoding sensory rhodopsin transducer yields the protein MNTIIGKKAWAIAEGYIPSWSNGPEPELISHETACILNTTEQNASVEITIYFPDREPIGPYKLTILAKRTSHIRFDDLKDPEPIPKGKSYASTIISDVPIVVQHTRLDSRQSENALISTIAYAE from the coding sequence ATGAATACTATTATAGGAAAAAAAGCTTGGGCAATTGCCGAAGGTTATATCCCTTCATGGAGCAATGGACCTGAACCAGAACTTATCAGTCATGAAACTGCCTGTATACTCAACACTACTGAGCAGAATGCAAGCGTAGAAATTACCATATACTTTCCTGATCGGGAGCCTATCGGGCCTTACAAGCTTACAATACTGGCAAAGCGGACAAGCCACATTCGCTTTGACGACTTAAAAGATCCGGAACCGATTCCTAAAGGCAAAAGTTACGCCAGTACGATCATCTCAGATGTGCCAATCGTTGTTCAACATACGCGTTTGGATTCTCGACAGAGTGAAAACGCCCTGATCTCCACAATAGCCTATGCTGAATAG